Part of the Xenopus laevis strain J_2021 chromosome 2S, Xenopus_laevis_v10.1, whole genome shotgun sequence genome is shown below.
tatatatatatataatacacaaaagccagaaatatcttgtaaattatatctttaaaaacggtgagttctgatgtcatcagttataaagttctgatgtcatttctgtcacatgactcactgaaacttgtgtattataataaataaagtacccccagttgcaaaatatgaggatattagaagttacctcggagttccatgacctgtataaaaacactcggccttcggccacgtgtttttatattgtcatgaaactcctgggtaacttatagagagtatgattatttcccttgggtaacttataatatccttatattttacaggaaaGTTAGCCAGAGGGCATGTGTAAGAGTGGATAATGTAAGTTtcaagttgaatgtttgtgtctctggtgtttcagtctggcagctcagtaattttgCACATTGagttcatacatttctcagcagcatctctggagtattagcaactattgtatcaattccaacagatgcctttaatgaaactcagagattctgctcagcaggaacaaagataagaaatgtatcaactaaatgtatccatttagaagagtttacagggtcggcgacccccctcccagagctgctgagACACATATATCACCAGTTTGCATATGTTCAAAATGAACCTTTTCAGCTTGGCTTTTTCATAAGCAGGGGCTGACAATAAACTTTTTTATCACtatataaactgcaaaaaaacagtttggtgtattttatacagtatgtgtttatcAGTGAGACTATGAcgatcaggtttttttttccagtttgtatGGTAATCCCACAGTAAAGTCTGTGGCTCTTATTTACATTAagattaatatttacattattaacaTGCCTAACATATTTTGCAcattgttatatatgttataaaaagATACCAATGCCTCTTTGTTTTGGTTTGTATGTGATATGTAAGGTCTAATTGATTTATCCATATTTATGTATTCCACCCAAAATAAAAGTCCAGATCTGACTAATTTTCTCCCACATTTCCAATTTGCTTTtggcccctaatttttttttgttgcaaaattatGCAAATTACATATTTAGCTGGGttaacatgttttaaaatgttttgtaacaCACAGAGTTAACAGAACCAAAGAAGAAGCCACACCCTTCAAGCTGAATAAAAAGGCTCAGTTTCGTTTCTCTTTACTGACATTGAAAATGGCTTCTGCTGGTCTAAACGATGAGCTTACCTGCTCTATATGCCTGAGTATCTACACAGATCCTGTGATGCTACCGTGTAAACATCATTTCTGTAAGGAATGCATTTCTACCACTCTGAACAGtcagagaaagtctggactttaCAGATGCCCTGAATGCAGAGCGGAGTTTAAACATCGGCCATCTCCACAGAAAAACCTGAAGCTGAGTAATATTGTAGAACATTATCTTTGTACCCAGCAAAAAGAGGGAAAATCCGAGGTCTTTTGTACTTACTGCACTAAATCTCCAGTGCTTGCCGTGAAAACATGTCTACATTGTGAAGCCTCCTTGTGTGACATGCACCTGAGAACCCACAGTAAGTCTGAGAAACATCTATTAATTGAACCCACTGCCTCCAAGGCAgaagcaaataaatgtataatccATAATGAGCTCCTAAAGTACTTTTGCTCTCAAGATTCTGCACTGATCTGTTTGAACTGTTGTAAAGAGGGCAAACACCAGGGGCACAAGTTGGAACTGATAAGCGATGCATTcgagaaaaaaaagacaacactATTTGAATTTCTAAAGAAGATAAATTCAAGAACAACTGAAAATGACAAACAACTGTGGATGCTGCAGGAGCGCAAAAAGAGGGTGCATGGCAAGGCAAGTGACATGAAAGAAAGAGTGACTGCAGTGTTCACAGACATAAGAGAAGAGATCTTGGCATtagaaaataaagtaataaatgaaGTACTAAGACAAGAAGAAAAACTCTCATGTCCCCTGGCAGATCTAATACAGAAGTTAGAAATGGAAAAAGCTGATTTGCGTGCAAAAAAGTGTCGTGTTGAAGAGTTATGTAGTGTCACAGAACCTCTAACCCTCCTTAAGCAACCTGCCATCAGAAGTGatcttggaaaaaaacatttggagaAAGCAGATAGTGATGATTTTGACGAACTAACCATTGAGATGACATTGCAGAAAGGCCTCTCCATACTGTCTGACACTATTCCCAGACTGAAAAAATCAAAGGGCTTCTTTATGGAAGACAACTCTGACATGATTCTGAATGTTGACACGGCTGACCTTAACATTGCTCTTTCACCTGATTTACGAAATGCTGCTTACTGCCAGAAAGAAAAGTCACGGCCACATCATCCAGAGAGGTTTATGACTCAACAAGTgttaagcaaaaataaattttcatcAGGACAACATTATTGGGAAGTAAAATGTGCCAATACAGGAGACTGGGACATAGGTGTGACATATAACAGTGTCAAGAGGAAAGGTGACATGTCACAGATCGGAAGCAATAACAAGTCTTGGTGCTTAAGCTGGGTGGATCAAGAATTTACAGCAGACCATGATGATGAGTCAGAAGATTTATGTACAGAACCAGACTATTTACATTTTGGAATATATCTAGATTATGAGCGTGGGTGGTTGTCTTTTTATGAATTATCTGATCCAGTCAAACATTTATATACTTTCAAGGCAACTTTCACAGAACCACTGCATGCTGGCTTCTTTATTGGGGACGGTAGCTGGATACATATTGGGAAATAATAATAGAATCTGTAATCTGTAATTCAGAATGATCAGATCTCCATACATTTAGTCTACTAAAAGCAATGCAAtccaatataattattttgctaCCTATATAGaataatgcagcttagttaggatcaagtgcaaggtacttttTCATTATTACTAAGAAGAAGgggattattaaaaaaattagaatgatttgcttGAAACAGAGATTTATTAGGAgcaaaatcatataaaaacattGACATCTgaaagctggtgagttcatgtagaagtcaataggagttgtattttcaaatttaagctatttttcaatttgagttttcaagatttatacacaatttggcagactcattgaaaatCTCAACCATTTCACTGAGCACTGAGTTGCTCTTGAATTATATGTATACTGAAAGAATCTAACTGTGTTTTGCCCcagattatttaatatatttcacaATTATTACCTTGCTGCTTTAGACTTTAATACAAATGATTGTCTTTTGCACCATTACTGATTAAGGAGGACAAAAACCTCCCAATATTCTGCCTAATGCAAACAGTTTATAATTGTAAGGAATTATGCattatgcattcattttaaatattcattGGTTCAAgtgatttgaaaatgtaattgttatttcaAGCAGCAGGTCACTAGCAGAAATGGGCAGACAGTCACTGCTTTAATTAGTTATATTTACATGTATGTTTGATGTTTGCCATCAGTAATCTCAGGGCCCTATATGACTGTCTCAACCCCCCTGTTCCTCTCATCATCACAGCCCCTATCCACCAATTCTCTGCCCCTTTAGCTGAGGTTCCATCCCTTTTGCACAGTCCCTCTTTTCACTGGGCACTGACTGGACTTCTTCCTTCACCCCACCTgagatagggaaaaaaaataaaaccagtttgTTAGAATATTACTGTCTGTCACTGTCTACATCAGTACTAAAAGTTATTATTACAATTCATGACCTCTGTGTAAattcatacatatattttatgtctCATCCTATAGGTATGCAGTAATCAATGTAATGTCAACAACTATGGATAGTGTAATTACTTAGCAATTGTACTGGAGCAGTGTACACATTTGGTGCTTTGCATATGCGCTGCATTAAtactatatactttttttaatctattaaaatcacataaaaatataacatctacatgttatatatttagaaccttatcatcatcattttatgAAGTTCAAATTGCTGTAATAAATTGTGTGTATCATTTGCtcatttattgtaataataaaaatgtcttgATTAGCTTAATGTGTGGCCTGTCATATCTTTGGTAATATTGGTTACAAACTTTATTcacacaggaatgggatccgttatccagaaacaggtTATCCAgtaagcttcgaattatggaaagtctgtctcccattgactccattttatccaaataatacaaatttttaaaaattatttcctttctctgtaataataaaacagtaccttgcacataatccaatccttattggaagcaaaaccaagcttttgggtttatttagtgtttatataattattgtttacatgatgGCATGAATATCTGAATTacaaaaacaggtcccatacctgtaccctaaaTGTATCGTTACTCTGGCAAGTAGATGCAGGGGGGTAATAATAGGGCCTGTAAATGTAGTGGCTGCTGAGATGGATTTTAaagactaatgggggaatgtaatatgtttagtaTTACTGTAAATCTAAATGGTTGGATAGCAAGGTACCATCTTGTAACTCTTGCATTTTTATCCTTTATTCTGTTTATCCATATAAGTGGGTGGTGATCAGTCACTAAGGAAGACTCTTGGCCTAGTAGGTAACATCTTAATGACTCTAGTGCCCACTTTATTGGTAAACACTCTTTTTCAATTACACTATACCTAGTTTCTCTAGGGAATAGTTTCTGGCTTATGTAGAGCACAGGGTGCTCCTCTCCATCAATTTCTTGACTCAGTACAGCACCTAAACCTTTCTCAGATGCATCAGTTTATACTATAAATCTATAATTAATATTAGGACTCTTGAGAACTGGTTCAGTAAATAACATGACTTTAAGCTTCTGAAAAGCTTCTCCACATTGTGGATTCAATATAACTTGGTCTTTTCAATTCTTTTTAGTTAACAGAGCAGCAAATTCAGAGAAATTTGGTAGGAATCTCCAATAATAACCAACCAAACCTAGGAAAGAACACACCTCTTTCTTTCTTAGCAATGGGTTTAATTTTGGTTCTGTCAGCTTTTACCTTCCCATATAATTGTAAGACCTGCCGTTTTATGAGAGACACAACAGTATCTAGATATGGCAGATGACTTTGCCAATCTGGGCTAAATATCACCACATCATCTAAATAAGCAGCACAGTATGAGTTATGACCTCTCAGTATGCGATCCATAAGACGCTGAAAAGTAGCAGCCACCCCATGGAGACCAAATGGTATAGTTACAAACTGGTTGAGTTCCTGGCTTGTTGCAAATGTTGTTTTCTCTCATGACGCTGGATCTAAGGGCATTTGTCAGTAACCTTTTGACAGGTCAATTGTAAAGATAAATTCAGCTCCACCCAGCTGGTCAATTATCTCATCAATGCGTGGCATTGGTTATTAGTCAAATTTAGATATGAGTTTTATTTTCCTAAAATCGACACAAAAATGAATAGAACCAACTTTTTTTGGTACTACTGGTGAACACCAGGTGCTTACAAAAGGTTCAATTACATCAAGTTCTAGCACTACTTCTTGCTTTATAATTTGTTAATGTGCTATCCTATAGGGTTGCTGAAGAATAGGTTTTGTCACCTGTATCAATGACATGCTCAAGAAAATTGATTCCACCTGCAGTTGTAACAAAATATCATTGTACTTGTCTAATAACTTGTCTAATAACCCAGTTCTGTTTGTTGATCTAAATTTAGCTCAGAAGATATATTAATCTTACAGACTTCAGAGCTTTCTATGTTCAGTCTCTGAAATGCTTCTTTGGCCATATCAAGTGAACATTCCTGCAACAACATCAAGAAATGATTTTCTTTCCTCTCCATCCACTTTCTTAGGAGATTTACATGATAAATCTTTGTTCCTTCTTCTTGGAATCTGAATTTCATAATCTACAGGGCCCACTTGTCTCAAAATATGAAAGGGACTCTGCCACCGAGCCATTTGTTTATTCTGCTGACTGGGAAGTAAAAGTAGGACTTTTCCCCAGGTTTAAATGTTTATTCCCTAGAACGTTTGTTATACCAGGTACTTTGGACTGAGCATCAGCTAAATTTTGCTGTGTCATTTCTGACATTTTGGACAATTTCTGTCTCATACAATCAATCTAATCAATGACACTCTGAGGTCTTCGCTCATCACTTATTCAACCCAGTATTCATGAATTATTTCTCGGGAATACCAAGAGAGCTGAATATTTTAATTAGGGCATCTGCCAtagtttttttgtaatgtttcttAGCAGTATGGCCTCTGGGTATCTTGTTGCATAATCACAAACAAGAAGTATATACTGATTACTCCAAACCACTAGTAGGGTTACTTTAGCTTTGTACTTTACACCAAAATCTGGCAATATGTCCAAATTTTCCACAGTTGTGGCATTTTACATTTCCACGGTCTTCAGGATTTACTCTGGGCTGTGGCTCTTTTTGCAGAAGAGGTTTGTATCGCACAGTATTTCTTTGCTATGCTTCCTTTCTAGTGAGTAAAAAGTAATTACCTTTGTGCTAGTTTCAGGACGATGCTCCTGTACCCATAGCTTTACTTTTTCAGGCAGAATTCAGGCAGTATTTCTTTCTGGTTGAATCCATTTTAACAACAGTTCATAAAGCTAGGCATATGTCTCATGAGTTGCTGATCTTGTAGGCCCTGAATCTTTGTCTGAAAGCTTCAGCATTTAGCTCATACCTATGAAATATGGCATCTTGCATGCAGTCATAATCCTGAGCGTCTTTGGCATTCAAACTGCTGTATACTTTTTGTGCTTTACCAGTTaaatacagagcaagaagaacCACCCATTGATCTTTGGGCCAAACTCATGTTTAGGCAACTCTTTCAAACATGGTGATATAGGATTCAGTATCACCTCTACAGTCAATTTTGTCAGGCTGAGATCTTTAAGACCTGTAGTCTCTTGAGGCTTAGGACTCACTAAGCCT
Proteins encoded:
- the LOC108709571 gene encoding E3 ubiquitin-protein ligase TRIM62 produces the protein MASAGLNDELTCSICLSIYTDPVMLPCKHHFCKECISTTLNSQRKSGLYRCPECRAEFKHRPSPQKNLKLSNIVEHYLCTQQKEGKSEVFCTYCTKSPVLAVKTCLHCEASLCDMHLRTHSKSEKHLLIEPTASKAEANKCIIHNELLKYFCSQDSALICLNCCKEGKHQGHKLELISDAFEKKKTTLFEFLKKINSRTTENDKQLWMLQERKKRVHGKASDMKERVTAVFTDIREEILALENKVINEVLRQEEKLSCPLADLIQKLEMEKADLRAKKCRVEELCSVTEPLTLLKQPAIRSDLGKKHLEKADSDDFDELTIEMTLQKGLSILSDTIPRLKKSKGFFMEDNSDMILNVDTADLNIALSPDLRNAAYCQKEKSRPHHPERFMTQQVLSKNKFSSGQHYWEVKCANTGDWDIGVTYNSVKRKGDMSQIGSNNKSWCLSWVDQEFTADHDDESEDLCTEPDYLHFGIYLDYERGWLSFYELSDPVKHLYTFKATFTEPLHAGFFIGDGSWIHIGK